TTTGAAATGAATTCTATCGAAGATACTTTTTTCAGTTGTTGCAGTTGTGTCTTTCGCTTCTTCTATTCGTTCAATTGGGTGACTAATGTCCGATTCAGCCATTGCTACTGTCGCTAGTGCGGCCATGGATAGTACAATTTTTTTCATTTGTATAATTCCTTGTTATTTTTGATGCGGAAGTATAAAACAAATTGGTTACAAATTGATTACCATATGGTTACAAGTATCAGACCCTTTAGAATTTAGCGGAAATTTTCAGGTCTAGTGTCGGTCCTGTTTTGTAATATCGTGTAATACCATCACCCTCTTTCCATACAGTTTCATCATCCAGTAAATTTCCTGCTTTCACCTTCAACTCTAACGGATATCCATAATCAAACTTCTCGATCCATACAAGGTCCAAAAGTGTTGGCGGTGTTTCATACTGATCTTCTAGTCCCAATCCAAATGCGATAATACCTACTTTTCGAATACGTTCAGACATATAGTTTGCATTAAGAGATACTGAGCGATCATCATCCTCGTATCCCACTGTTAAGTTTGCAACATATGGTGAAAGCCCCTGCAGCGTTCTGTGGTTGGTTGTAAACTGTGTTTGCTGTTCTTCACTCAAAGACACATCCGACTCATTGTAGGAAAAGTTCCCCGATACATAATAGTTTTGCCACATTTGTCCAAGAAAATCCAGGTTCTTTCTACCATCTATCTCTATGCCATAAAGTGTTGCAGTGTCAGTATTGGCAAACGAATAGATAGGTAATGATGTAGAATACTGTAGTACATCTTCAATGGGCTTATCCATATATTTGTAAAACAATCCCAACTTGACAAACTCTGCCTCAGAGAAGAAGTAGCTATATTTAAGATCAAGATTATACATAATAGTATTGACCAAATCAGGATTACCGATAATCGTTGCTGGTTCAAATGGATGATTATATACACCACTAAGCTCTCTTAGGTCAGGCATAATATACGTTTTTGATGCCGCTATATCAAAAATATTTTTGTCATCATATGTATATTTCACGCTGAACGAAGGGAAGAACTCTTTGACTTCCGTACTGCTCGATGTGGTTGTGATAGTGTTTCTTAATGACATATCCGGATTGGAGGTGTCTTTCACATATTCATCTATTGTTTGGGTTAGATTTACATATCGTAGACCGAAAACTGCTTCAATTTTCTCCGTAGGCCGCAACATCAAAGAAACATATGGACTCTTTTCATCAACATATCCGTCGAATGCATCTGCAGGCTTGTTAAATGAGGTCAAAAGAAATGGACGGTAATCGTATGGATAATCAGGTATGACATACAACCCATAAATCGTATCAATACCTTGCGTCATCATTTGATCCTCTATCAGTGATGTAGGGCTTGTAGACAATTTAAATCTTCTTTGTCGTGAAACTCTCTCTTTGGAAGAGACAGTGATACCATATTCAATAGATTCATCCGGATTAAATATTTCTATTTGGTGTTTATTTTTTAGATATAAAGACTTCAGTACATCATCAGACTCTACTCTTGTAGCTGCATTGTTAGCTGAATTTTTGTTGTAAAGATATGCAAAATCCGCTGTATTATAGTAGATATATTCGTAATTGTTAGGCTGATAAAAATTTGCCGTGCTGTGTTGTAGACCAAAACTAAATGTGGAAGCAGAATTAAATACTCTATAATCGATCTCTCCACTTAACTGGTCAGCATTCATTTCTCTCTCTTCCCAGTCAAGATTATAGATGGTTAAATGCTCATCATTTGAACCTAAAATACCATCAGTGATCCTGGTTTTTTTACTTGCATCCTTTGTATACAGCTTCGTATACTTAAGTTTGAATACATCCAAAAAGTTATAACCGATATTCAACATACCTCCATGGGATATAGTCATTTCTCTTTGATCAATCGTACCTGACTGCGTAGGGGTATCATACTGATTCCCATACATGTCGTAGTCGTAATTAAAGTATTGTTCTTGTCTAAATCTA
The sequence above is drawn from the Sulfurovum sp. TSL1 genome and encodes:
- a CDS encoding carboxypeptidase-like regulatory domain-containing protein: MKKLAQLLLLMTLPLVVMASELKEGTLSVLLFSEGSPLAKNEIKVDGKKVFHTDKDGAVKIALVAGKHQIEIFGKNAAGENLGYFKKPVSIKEGRDTEVIATLSKSGTDSIDIDTPVAVAASVERKEEKVTGEGILRGQVLSSEGNTPVSGARVFVRGTSVDVRTDGNGRFSAKVPSGKTLSISVVHSAYSAQTIGGIVVKKDATTSRTVKLTPASMELEEFVVLAPKIEGSIADVIAEEKNSNAVANILGSQEISKKGDSDAAAALKRVTGVTLVDGKNIYVRGLGERYSNVEMNSMPLPSPDPMKRSVPLDIFPTSVIGSMKVQKSASADIPSNFGGGYIDIRTRGNVDEDFIKISLGTKFNRDTGTAQIDYVGSATDWTGYDFSYRDIPQPILDATEMHIGETTPLLTTDYFTKEQLSDFTRMFINRIYAVNKTTVLPGVSGSIEAGKNFTVNDDHELSVFATYGYTQENRFRQEQYFNYDYDMYGNQYDTPTQSGTIDQREMTISHGGMLNIGYNFLDVFKLKYTKLYTKDASKKTRITDGILGSNDEHLTIYNLDWEEREMNADQLSGEIDYRVFNSASTFSFGLQHSTANFYQPNNYEYIYYNTADFAYLYNKNSANNAATRVESDDVLKSLYLKNKHQIEIFNPDESIEYGITVSSKERVSRQRRFKLSTSPTSLIEDQMMTQGIDTIYGLYVIPDYPYDYRPFLLTSFNKPADAFDGYVDEKSPYVSLMLRPTEKIEAVFGLRYVNLTQTIDEYVKDTSNPDMSLRNTITTTSSSTEVKEFFPSFSVKYTYDDKNIFDIAASKTYIMPDLRELSGVYNHPFEPATIIGNPDLVNTIMYNLDLKYSYFFSEAEFVKLGLFYKYMDKPIEDVLQYSTSLPIYSFANTDTATLYGIEIDGRKNLDFLGQMWQNYYVSGNFSYNESDVSLSEEQQTQFTTNHRTLQGLSPYVANLTVGYEDDDRSVSLNANYMSERIRKVGIIAFGLGLEDQYETPPTLLDLVWIEKFDYGYPLELKVKAGNLLDDETVWKEGDGITRYYKTGPTLDLKISAKF